One Prosthecochloris marina DNA segment encodes these proteins:
- a CDS encoding sulfotransferase family protein → MIKNSKNILFVVGMGRSGTTMLASELSKHKNLCAIPEAQFLVDYISQKRVHDLHSSFLKYVKKHKRFKNSWNVLMDENKELDLKDGYFYLINKYFFENNIEDIYISIDHTPNNIENIDDLFEFFPESKIINLIRDPRAVFNSLKKTDWGEIDPEKFAYDWVRCVALTEMYAKKYDDNILIVKYEDLIEKKGEIQKVYDYIGVSVNGLSPKSKFVLPLYTVGQHKLVGESLDKARIDYWKKKLKNREVQVIEAIAGNFMRNYDYELIYDGKCKKYNNCEIVLSCLKIIMNRPVRRLKYSLRINKKYK, encoded by the coding sequence ATGATTAAAAATAGTAAAAACATACTGTTTGTGGTTGGGATGGGGAGAAGTGGTACGACAATGTTAGCTTCTGAGTTATCGAAGCATAAAAATTTATGTGCAATACCTGAAGCGCAATTTCTTGTGGATTACATAAGCCAAAAAAGGGTACATGATTTACATTCAAGTTTTTTGAAGTATGTAAAAAAACATAAAAGATTTAAAAATAGTTGGAACGTATTGATGGATGAGAATAAAGAACTTGATTTAAAAGATGGTTATTTTTATTTGATAAATAAATACTTTTTTGAAAATAATATTGAAGATATATATATCAGTATCGATCATACGCCAAATAATATAGAAAATATCGATGATTTGTTTGAATTCTTTCCAGAGTCTAAAATTATTAATTTAATTAGAGATCCAAGGGCAGTATTTAACTCTTTAAAAAAAACAGATTGGGGCGAAATTGACCCTGAAAAATTTGCTTATGATTGGGTTCGTTGTGTTGCTTTAACAGAAATGTATGCAAAAAAATATGATGATAATATTTTAATTGTGAAATATGAAGATTTGATAGAAAAAAAGGGTGAGATTCAAAAAGTATATGACTACATTGGAGTAAGTGTGAATGGTCTATCACCCAAAAGTAAATTTGTGTTACCTTTATATACGGTTGGTCAGCATAAGCTTGTTGGAGAGTCCCTTGATAAGGCAAGGATAGATTACTGGAAGAAAAAATTGAAAAATAGAGAAGTGCAAGTAATAGAGGCAATAGCCGGTAATTTTATGAGAAATTATGATTATGAACTGATCTATGATGGAAAATGTAAAAAATACAATAATTGTGAAATAGTTTTGTCATGTTTAAAGATTATAATGAATAGACCTGTTAGGCGTTTAAAATATTCTTTGCGTATCAATAAGAAATATAAGTGA
- a CDS encoding UDP-glucuronic acid decarboxylase family protein: MNKRILVTGGAGFLGSHLCDELLSLGNEVICVDNFFTGRKLNIISLMKNANFELLRHDITFPLYVEVDQIYNLACPASPVHYQFDPVQTTKTSVHGAINMLGLAKRVKARILQASTSEVYGDPEVHPQKESYWGKVNPIGIRSCYDEGKRCAETLFFDYYRQQNLDIKVIRIFNTYGPKMHPDDGRVVSNFIVQALKGEDITIYGDGTQTRSFCYVDDMIDAFVLMMNTERGYTGPINVGNPDEYSILELAEKIINIVGGKSRIKFFPLPQDDPQQRQPDISEAIKKIDWSPKVKLDDGLKKTVKYFNDLMSS, from the coding sequence ATGAATAAAAGAATTCTTGTGACAGGAGGCGCTGGATTTCTTGGATCACATTTATGTGATGAATTACTTTCATTAGGTAATGAAGTTATTTGTGTTGATAACTTTTTTACTGGTAGAAAATTGAATATAATTTCATTGATGAAAAATGCTAATTTTGAGCTATTGAGACATGATATTACATTTCCTTTGTATGTTGAGGTTGATCAGATATATAATCTTGCTTGCCCTGCAAGTCCAGTACACTATCAGTTTGATCCAGTGCAAACCACAAAAACAAGTGTTCATGGTGCAATAAATATGTTAGGTTTAGCAAAACGTGTAAAAGCAAGAATTCTTCAAGCGTCTACGAGTGAAGTATATGGAGATCCAGAAGTTCATCCACAAAAAGAAAGTTATTGGGGAAAAGTCAATCCAATTGGTATTCGAAGCTGTTATGATGAAGGCAAGCGTTGTGCAGAAACACTTTTTTTTGATTATTATAGGCAACAGAATTTAGATATAAAAGTGATTCGAATATTCAATACGTATGGCCCTAAAATGCATCCAGATGATGGTCGTGTTGTTAGCAATTTTATAGTTCAGGCTCTTAAAGGTGAAGATATTACTATATATGGAGATGGAACTCAAACAAGAAGTTTTTGTTACGTGGATGATATGATTGATGCATTTGTATTGATGATGAATACAGAAAGAGGTTACACCGGTCCTATTAATGTTGGCAATCCTGATGAATATTCTATACTTGAATTGGCAGAAAAGATAATAAATATAGTTGGAGGCAAATCAAGAATAAAATTTTTTCCATTGCCACAAGATGATCCACAACAACGTCAACCTGATATATCTGAGGCGATTAAAAAAATTGATTGGAGTCCAAAAGTAAAGCTAGATGACGGTTTGAAAAAAACTGTAAAATATTTTAATGATTTGATGAGTTCGTAA